A genomic stretch from Canis lupus familiaris isolate Mischka breed German Shepherd chromosome 15, alternate assembly UU_Cfam_GSD_1.0, whole genome shotgun sequence includes:
- the MMAA gene encoding methylmalonic aciduria type A protein, mitochondrial, with amino-acid sequence MNIPMLLQHSHQRFLKGLLRTPFRRYHFIFHSSTHLGSGLPCAGPFNSLRLHCTEWILLSNGLKRKLCVQTTLKEHTEELSDKEQRFVDKLYTGLIQGHRACLAEAITLIESTHKRKKELAQVLLQKVLVYHREREQINKGKPLAFRVGLSGPPGAGKSTFIEYFGKMLTERGHKLSVLAVDPSSCTSGGSLLGDKTRMTELSRDMNAYIRPSPTRGTLGGVTRTTNEAILLCEGGGYDIILIETVGVGQSEFAVADMVDMFVLLLPPAGGDELQGIKRGIIEMADLVAITKSDGDLIVPARRIQAEYVSALKLLRKRSEVWRPKVIRISARSGEGITEMWDKMKEFWDLMLASGELMAKRQRQQKVWMWNLIQESVLEHFRTHPTVREQIPLLEQKVLSGALSPGLAADMLLKTFKSRD; translated from the exons atgaatattCCCATGCTACTGCAGCATTCTCACCAGCGTTTCCTAAAAGGCCTTTTAAGAACACCTTTCCGTCGTTACCACTTCATCTTTCACTCAAGTACTCATCTCGGATCAGGACTCCCTTGTGCTGGGCCATTTAATTCTCTCAGACTCCATTGTACAGAATGGATACTGCTGTCAAAtggtttaaagagaaaattatgtgTACAAACAACCTTAAAGGAACACACGGAAGAACTTTCTGATAAAGAACAAAGATTTGTGGATAAACTTTATACCGGTTTAATCCAAGGGCACAGGGCCTGCTTAGCAGAGGCCATAACTCTTATAGAATCAACccacaagaggaaaaaagagttAGCTCAGGTGCTTCTTCAGAAAGTATTAGTCTACCACAGAGAGcgagaacaaataaataaaggaaaaccaCTAGCATTTCGAGTGg GATTGTCTGGGCCCCCTGGTGCTGGAAAATCAACCTTTATAGAGTATTTTGGAAAAATGCTTACTGAGAGAGGCCACAAATTATCTGTACTAGCTGTGGACCCTTCTTCTTGTACTAGTGGTG GATCACTCTTAGGTGATAAAACCCGAATGACTGAGTTATCAAGAGATATGAATGCATACATCAGGCCATCTCCTACTAGAGGTACTTTAGGAGGTGTGACAAGGACCACAAATGAAGCTATTCTATTGTGTGAAGGAGGGGGATATGACATCATTCTTATTGAAACCGTAG GTGTGGGCCAGTCGGAGTTTGCTGTTGCTGATATGGTTGACATGTTTGTTTTACTGCTGCCACCAGCGGGAGGAGATGAATTGCAG GGTATCAAAAGAGGTATAATTGAGATGGCAGACCTGGTGGCTATAACTAAATCTGATGGAGACTTGATTGTGCCGGCTCGAAGGATCCAAGCAGAGTACGTGAGTGCACTGAAGTTACTCCGCAAACGTTCAGAAGTCTGGAGACCAAAG GTAATTCGTATCTCTGCCAGAAGTGGAGAGGGGATCACTGAAATGTGGGATAAAATGAAAGAGTTCTGGGACCTCATGCTTGCCAGTGGAGAGCTGATGGCCAAACGACAGAGGCAGCAGAAAGTGTGGATGTGGAATCTCATTCAGGAAAGTGTGTTAGAACATTTCAGGACCCATCCCACCGTCCGGGAACAGATTCCTCTTCTGGAACAAAAGGTGCTCAGTGGGGCCCTGTCCCCAGGACTAGCAGCAGACATGttgttgaaaacttttaaaagcagAGACTAA